The following proteins are encoded in a genomic region of Dyadobacter sp. UC 10:
- a CDS encoding DUF1501 domain-containing protein, whose product MEKLLKELQHTDLQRQTRRHFLQSCGFGLGALGLGSLLSSCDGSGKQATISDAAGENLIPQFAPKAKRVIYIHMAGAPSQLELFDYKPQLEKYHGKDCPAEFLEGKKFAFIQGVPKMLGPQGKFAQYGQSGAWMSDYIPYLQTIADEITFLKAMHTDQFNHAPAQLLLHTGSARLGRPSLGAWATYGLGSENQNLPGFIVLASGGKDPDAGKSVFGSGFLPSVYQGVQCRTGGDPVLFVGNPDGMNRDIRKKTIETINNINKLAYEDVRDDEILTRIKQYEMAFRMQMSVPEVMDVSKEPQYILDMYGVKAGEGSFAMNCLLARKLAENDVRFVQLFDWGWDAHGTSAAGNVGQGLRNKCLESDRAVAALIQDLKMRGLLEDTLVVWGGEFGRTPMQENRNGLVLPFMGRDHHLEAFTMWMAGGGVKKGFSFGETDELGYYGVKDRVHVHDLNATILHLLGFDHEKFTYPFQGRNFRLTDTEGKIVNSVLA is encoded by the coding sequence ATGGAAAAACTGCTCAAAGAATTACAACATACTGATCTGCAACGCCAAACAAGGCGGCATTTCCTGCAATCGTGCGGTTTTGGGCTGGGTGCTCTGGGACTTGGTTCGTTGCTCAGCTCATGCGACGGCTCGGGAAAACAGGCCACGATCAGCGATGCCGCAGGTGAAAACCTGATCCCCCAATTTGCCCCGAAAGCCAAGCGCGTGATTTACATTCACATGGCCGGCGCACCTTCGCAGCTGGAATTGTTCGATTACAAACCGCAGCTTGAAAAATACCACGGCAAGGATTGTCCCGCAGAGTTTCTGGAAGGCAAAAAATTTGCATTCATTCAGGGTGTCCCAAAAATGCTTGGCCCGCAGGGGAAGTTTGCGCAGTATGGTCAGTCGGGCGCGTGGATGTCGGACTATATCCCTTATTTACAAACGATTGCCGACGAGATCACTTTTCTGAAAGCCATGCACACCGACCAGTTCAACCACGCTCCGGCGCAGCTTCTGCTGCACACCGGCAGCGCGCGGCTGGGGCGGCCGAGCCTCGGCGCGTGGGCGACTTACGGGCTGGGATCCGAAAATCAGAACCTGCCGGGCTTCATTGTTTTAGCTTCCGGCGGGAAAGATCCGGATGCAGGGAAAAGCGTTTTTGGCAGCGGTTTTCTGCCGTCAGTTTATCAGGGCGTGCAATGCCGCACAGGCGGCGACCCCGTACTTTTTGTAGGAAATCCGGACGGTATGAACCGTGATATCCGCAAAAAGACCATTGAAACCATTAACAATATTAATAAGCTTGCTTACGAAGATGTGCGCGACGACGAGATCCTGACGCGCATTAAACAATATGAAATGGCCTTCCGGATGCAAATGTCGGTGCCGGAGGTGATGGATGTTTCCAAGGAGCCGCAGTACATTCTGGATATGTACGGTGTAAAAGCGGGCGAGGGAAGCTTTGCAATGAACTGTCTGCTGGCACGAAAACTGGCGGAAAACGATGTGCGTTTTGTGCAGCTTTTCGACTGGGGCTGGGACGCGCACGGTACTTCGGCAGCAGGGAATGTCGGCCAGGGGCTGCGTAACAAATGCCTGGAATCCGACCGGGCCGTGGCTGCATTGATTCAAGACCTGAAAATGCGCGGGCTGCTGGAAGACACATTGGTTGTCTGGGGAGGGGAATTCGGCCGGACGCCCATGCAGGAAAACCGGAACGGGCTCGTGTTGCCATTCATGGGCCGCGATCATCACCTCGAAGCATTCACGATGTGGATGGCAGGTGGCGGCGTCAAAAAAGGATTCTCTTTCGGAGAAACCGACGAACTGGGCTATTATGGTGTAAAAGACCGCGTCCATGTCCACGACCTGAATGCGACCATTTTGCATTTGCTGGGTTTTGATCACGAAAAATTCACCTATCCATTTCAGGGAAGGAATTTCAGGCTGACCGATACCGAAGGGAAGATTGTAAACTCCGTACTGGCATAA
- a CDS encoding ClpXP adapter SpxH family protein codes for MENTNNNPLLCDIESGVCEMPDMAAASVDQVQAATRKGVRLIYFTDPICSSCWGIEPQLRKLKLEYGQHFEIDYRMGGLLPDWSYNSGGISKPSDVAHHWDEVSRHYDMPIDGDVWLEDPLDSSYPPSIAFKAAQLQSSDKAIQFLRALREMLFLQKINIAKWEHMAVGAKTVGLDVEQLENDFDGRAKDLFRQDLELAAQLGVRGFPTMFFVDEQGSQEKVYGTKPYQVYEAALLKQLPGATKSNIDTDWKALFNKFNTLTLREFSELSQIPRPQAESLLVNQADAGNLSELTTKNGSLWRLVGQ; via the coding sequence ATGGAAAATACAAACAATAACCCGTTGCTATGTGACATTGAATCAGGCGTTTGCGAAATGCCGGATATGGCTGCTGCATCGGTCGATCAGGTACAAGCTGCTACCCGGAAAGGCGTTAGACTCATTTATTTTACCGATCCGATCTGTTCATCGTGCTGGGGTATTGAGCCGCAGTTGCGCAAATTGAAACTGGAATACGGCCAGCACTTTGAAATCGATTACCGAATGGGCGGCCTGCTGCCGGACTGGAGTTATAACAGCGGCGGAATCAGTAAACCTTCCGATGTAGCGCATCATTGGGACGAAGTGAGCCGGCATTACGATATGCCCATAGATGGTGATGTGTGGCTGGAAGATCCGCTCGATTCGTCCTACCCACCTTCCATCGCCTTCAAAGCAGCCCAGTTACAGAGTTCCGACAAGGCTATTCAGTTCCTGCGTGCCTTGCGTGAAATGCTCTTTCTGCAAAAGATCAACATTGCGAAATGGGAGCATATGGCAGTGGGTGCAAAAACAGTGGGCCTGGATGTGGAGCAGCTGGAAAATGATTTTGATGGTCGTGCCAAAGATTTGTTCAGGCAAGATCTGGAATTAGCGGCGCAGCTGGGTGTGAGAGGTTTCCCGACCATGTTTTTTGTAGATGAGCAAGGTAGCCAGGAGAAGGTTTATGGCACGAAACCATACCAGGTTTATGAGGCTGCATTGCTAAAACAATTGCCTGGTGCAACCAAAAGCAACATCGATACGGATTGGAAAGCACTTTTTAACAAATTCAACACGCTGACCTTACGTGAGTTTTCCGAACTTTCGCAAATCCCCCGCCCGCAGGCGGAATCGTTATTGGTGAACCAAGCCGATGCAGGAAATCTGAGCGAACTGACCACCAAAAATGGCTCGCTCTGGCGGCTGGTCGGGCAATAA
- a CDS encoding DUF1553 domain-containing protein — protein sequence MTLRSFFTITAILVAVTVTSWLIGGRSSEVDYNADVKPILNKNCMGCHGGVKKAGDVSFLFEHEMLEPGKSGKIPVVRGDAHASEMIRRIITDDPDEKMPKNAPPLSDEEVNILKDWIDRGAKWEKHWSYKKIERPEVPSPDNVWNLFGVFKNRNSKWAKNEIDHFVLDKLDDHDLAPSRETDRATLLRRVCLDLTGLPPTEKEVADFQNDKSPNAYEKIVDQLLQSNAYGEKWAAMWMDLARYADTKGYERDGARRIWRYRDYVIKSFNKDKPFDQFTVEQLAGDLLGEKNSFPSEEQLTATGFHRNTMNNDEGGTVDEEFRVAAQLDRVGTTWEVWQGTTFACIQCHSHPYDPISHDEYYKYMAYFNNTRDEDVPSETPTLRFYKNEDSLKVQKIVDWVSLKDKNQAREVEKFLRLTEPKVNSHDFRMISNSTLLDSKYMGIKGNGTASLSGATLTGKSQMLMQYSTKAENAVLTISEDTLKPDFIARFPVPKSGRDTIIVATIPNITGKKDLYFQLKSPKNPEEWVSVKWIAFQKNLPGSGDPDQPQIAAEYMRLLGRKVEETPVLWEGEGDLVRKTNVFVRGNWLVKGAEVKPDVPAMLPPVPKQYPQNRLGLARWMTHRDNPLTSRVIVNRFWEQLFGRGIVETVEDFGSQGSEPSHQELLDWLAVEFMEKDQWSVKKLLKRMVMSATYRQNSAVDERTKQIDPANMWLSHASRVRLSAEQIRDQALAVSGLLSTKMYGKSVMPPQPDGIWQTPYNGDTWVLSEGEDKYRRALYTYWKRSAPYPSMMTFDSPTREFCQSRRIRTNTPLQALNTLNDPVFLEAAETLAVELIKRKPTAQQQLTEGYRLLSFKSLDKKQLALLMGIYHEALKTYQKQPGEMKKILVNQKSPSPELAALTVSTNVLLNLDNVLTKE from the coding sequence ATGACATTAAGATCTTTTTTTACCATTACGGCAATATTAGTCGCTGTTACTGTCACCTCCTGGCTGATTGGCGGACGCAGTAGTGAAGTCGACTACAATGCGGACGTCAAGCCGATCCTGAACAAAAACTGCATGGGCTGTCATGGTGGCGTGAAAAAAGCCGGCGATGTAAGTTTCCTTTTCGAGCACGAAATGCTGGAACCGGGCAAATCGGGCAAGATTCCGGTGGTGCGCGGCGATGCCCATGCCAGCGAGATGATCCGGCGCATTATCACCGACGATCCCGATGAAAAAATGCCGAAAAATGCGCCGCCGCTCAGCGACGAGGAAGTCAATATTTTAAAGGACTGGATCGATCGGGGGGCGAAATGGGAGAAACATTGGTCGTATAAAAAAATTGAGCGGCCGGAAGTGCCTTCACCTGACAACGTCTGGAATCTTTTCGGTGTGTTTAAAAACAGAAATTCCAAATGGGCAAAAAACGAGATCGACCATTTTGTCCTGGATAAGCTGGATGATCATGATCTCGCACCTTCCAGGGAAACCGACCGGGCAACCTTGTTGCGTCGTGTCTGCCTGGACCTGACAGGCTTACCTCCTACCGAAAAAGAAGTCGCTGATTTTCAAAACGACAAATCCCCGAATGCATACGAAAAAATAGTCGACCAACTGTTGCAATCGAATGCCTACGGTGAAAAATGGGCGGCGATGTGGATGGATTTGGCGCGTTACGCGGATACCAAAGGCTACGAACGCGACGGTGCCAGAAGGATCTGGAGATACCGCGATTATGTCATCAAATCTTTCAATAAAGACAAACCTTTCGACCAGTTTACAGTCGAGCAGCTGGCGGGTGATTTGCTGGGCGAAAAAAACAGCTTTCCCTCAGAAGAACAGCTGACTGCCACCGGTTTCCACCGCAATACGATGAACAACGACGAGGGCGGCACGGTGGACGAAGAGTTCCGCGTGGCAGCCCAGCTCGACCGCGTGGGCACGACCTGGGAGGTGTGGCAGGGCACTACTTTCGCCTGCATTCAATGCCACAGCCACCCTTACGACCCGATTTCGCACGACGAGTATTACAAATACATGGCGTATTTCAACAATACCCGCGACGAGGACGTGCCGAGCGAAACGCCGACGCTGCGTTTTTACAAAAATGAAGATTCATTGAAAGTCCAGAAAATTGTCGACTGGGTTTCATTAAAAGACAAAAACCAGGCGCGAGAGGTAGAAAAATTCCTGCGTTTGACCGAGCCGAAAGTCAATTCCCACGACTTCAGGATGATCAGCAATTCGACGTTGCTGGACAGTAAATACATGGGTATCAAAGGAAATGGCACAGCCAGTCTGTCGGGCGCGACGCTTACGGGCAAGTCGCAAATGCTGATGCAATACAGTACCAAGGCTGAAAATGCGGTTTTGACCATTTCCGAAGACACTTTAAAACCGGATTTCATCGCCAGATTCCCGGTGCCGAAGTCCGGCAGAGACACGATTATAGTAGCGACCATTCCGAACATTACGGGTAAAAAGGACCTGTATTTTCAATTAAAAAGTCCGAAAAATCCGGAAGAGTGGGTAAGCGTCAAATGGATCGCATTCCAGAAAAACCTGCCGGGCTCGGGCGATCCTGATCAACCGCAGATTGCAGCGGAATACATGAGACTGCTCGGCCGGAAAGTGGAAGAAACGCCGGTATTGTGGGAAGGCGAGGGTGATCTGGTGCGGAAAACAAATGTGTTTGTAAGAGGCAACTGGCTTGTCAAAGGCGCCGAAGTAAAACCGGACGTGCCCGCGATGCTGCCGCCGGTACCAAAACAATACCCGCAAAACAGGCTCGGACTGGCCAGATGGATGACCCACCGCGACAACCCGCTGACTTCCCGCGTGATCGTAAACCGCTTCTGGGAACAGCTTTTCGGCAGAGGTATTGTAGAAACGGTTGAAGATTTCGGCTCGCAGGGCAGCGAACCTTCGCATCAGGAACTGCTCGACTGGCTGGCGGTGGAATTCATGGAAAAAGACCAGTGGAGCGTCAAAAAGCTGCTGAAAAGAATGGTCATGTCGGCGACCTACCGTCAGAATTCGGCTGTCGACGAGCGTACCAAACAGATCGACCCTGCGAATATGTGGCTTTCGCATGCTTCCCGCGTGCGGCTGAGCGCGGAACAGATCCGCGACCAGGCGCTGGCAGTTTCAGGGTTGCTATCTACCAAAATGTATGGCAAAAGCGTGATGCCGCCGCAGCCGGACGGCATTTGGCAAACACCTTACAACGGCGACACCTGGGTGCTGAGCGAAGGCGAGGACAAGTACCGCCGCGCATTGTATACCTATTGGAAACGCAGCGCCCCCTACCCCTCGATGATGACATTCGACAGCCCGACGCGGGAGTTCTGCCAGTCGCGGCGCATCCGGACGAATACACCTTTGCAGGCATTGAACACATTGAACGATCCGGTCTTTCTGGAAGCGGCGGAAACCCTGGCTGTTGAATTAATAAAACGCAAACCGACGGCGCAGCAGCAGTTAACCGAAGGTTATCGATTGCTTTCGTTTAAATCTTTGGATAAAAAACAGCTGGCGCTGCTGATGGGAATCTATCATGAGGCTTTGAAAACCTACCAAAAGCAACCCGGCGAGATGAAAAAGATATTGGTCAACCAGAAAAGCCCGTCGCCGGAACTGGCGGCGCTCACGGTGTCTACAAATGTGCTGCTGAACCTGGATAATGTTTTGACAAAAGAGTAA
- a CDS encoding sterol desaturase family protein, with product MNLNYMALAVPVFLLFIGLEYLLSKKLGRNVFNFTSSITNMNVGVAERLIDMFTAASFYFFYEYLHEHYAIFDIKPGILMWVSLILATDLIWYWYHRFGHEINVFWGFHVVHHTSEEFNYTAGTRITVFQAFIRTAFWAVLPVIGFPPAMITTMLIIHGFYPFFTHTQLIGKLGILEHILVTPSHHRVHHASNEAYLDKNFGDMFIIWDKLFGTFAEEKETPRYGLTRQLGSHSFLWQHFHYLIELTYAVKKAPGFFQKLKIIFGRPADFDPALREMAEKRFLSKHKVRTRSQKFRSYAVIQFALMVTTLFFLLLFEHYIATYIQVLVALTIFVTLINCGAILEQRRWVFYIEFIRASLIVIITFYYFPHPTTFLFLSSLTIACLAYFSNLQNKYLSLIYGR from the coding sequence ATGAACCTGAATTACATGGCGCTGGCAGTCCCGGTGTTTTTGCTGTTTATTGGGCTGGAATATTTGCTCTCCAAAAAACTCGGTCGCAACGTCTTCAACTTCACAAGTTCGATCACCAATATGAATGTAGGTGTGGCAGAACGCCTGATTGATATGTTCACGGCGGCCTCTTTCTACTTTTTTTATGAGTATCTGCACGAACATTACGCCATTTTCGATATCAAGCCGGGTATTTTGATGTGGGTTTCACTGATACTCGCTACCGATCTGATCTGGTATTGGTACCACCGGTTTGGACATGAGATCAATGTTTTCTGGGGATTTCACGTCGTGCATCATACCAGCGAAGAGTTCAACTATACAGCGGGCACAAGGATCACCGTTTTTCAGGCTTTTATACGGACGGCATTCTGGGCAGTATTGCCAGTAATCGGCTTTCCACCGGCGATGATCACGACCATGCTGATCATACACGGATTCTACCCGTTTTTTACCCATACCCAACTGATTGGAAAATTGGGGATCCTGGAACATATCCTGGTCACGCCTTCACATCATCGCGTGCACCATGCCAGCAACGAGGCTTATCTGGACAAGAATTTTGGCGACATGTTTATTATATGGGATAAATTGTTCGGGACTTTTGCAGAGGAAAAAGAAACGCCCAGATATGGTCTGACCAGACAGTTGGGAAGCCACAGCTTTTTGTGGCAGCACTTTCATTATCTGATCGAGCTTACCTATGCTGTCAAAAAAGCTCCCGGGTTTTTTCAGAAGCTGAAAATTATTTTCGGGCGCCCTGCCGACTTCGATCCCGCGCTCAGAGAGATGGCTGAAAAAAGGTTTTTGTCGAAACACAAAGTGCGCACCCGCTCTCAGAAATTTCGCTCCTATGCGGTCATTCAGTTTGCCTTGATGGTCACGACACTGTTCTTCCTCTTACTTTTCGAGCACTACATCGCTACTTACATCCAGGTTTTGGTTGCGCTTACCATATTTGTAACGCTGATCAATTGCGGAGCTATTCTGGAACAACGAAGGTGGGTTTTTTATATCGAATTCATCCGTGCAAGCCTAATTGTGATCATCACATTCTATTATTTTCCACATCCGACAACTTTCCTTTTCCTTTCTTCGCTGACCATTGCCTGCCTGGCCTATTTCTCAAATTTGCAGAACAAATATCTGAGCCTTATCTATGGACGCTAA
- a CDS encoding alpha/beta fold hydrolase produces the protein MKTIAFTIAFLSTFIQSQFLFAQTRKPASLGREEYIEVEKNVKLHVIDLGEGQPVVLIHGWPLNNEMYEYQYQYLVEKGFRVIGISLRGFGKSDRPYGKYDFDTFSDDIKVVLEKLKIEHATLGGFSMGSAVTLHFVTKYNGAHIKKLVLFGTSGPSWKQREGYPYGVTDQAADDLIKQTKINREQLVAGFGKAFEGREGSLSPESIKWLESINLNASPFAITQSITALRDLDLRPALSKIKLPVAIFHAVNDKLCDFSQAEQLNKAIKGSYIVKFEKGGHAFFLEEMDKFNAELEKFARN, from the coding sequence ATGAAAACGATTGCCTTCACCATCGCGTTCTTATCCACTTTTATCCAAAGCCAATTCCTTTTTGCACAAACACGCAAACCGGCATCGCTGGGAAGGGAAGAATACATTGAAGTGGAAAAAAATGTAAAACTGCACGTAATCGACCTTGGCGAAGGTCAGCCAGTGGTGCTCATCCACGGATGGCCACTGAACAACGAGATGTACGAATATCAATACCAGTATCTGGTGGAAAAAGGGTTCAGGGTTATCGGCATTTCCCTCCGCGGTTTCGGAAAGTCAGACAGGCCCTACGGAAAATACGACTTCGATACTTTCTCCGACGACATTAAAGTGGTGCTGGAAAAACTTAAAATTGAGCATGCGACACTGGGTGGCTTTTCAATGGGAAGCGCGGTAACCCTACACTTTGTGACCAAATACAATGGCGCACATATCAAAAAATTAGTCTTATTCGGAACATCCGGCCCATCATGGAAACAGCGCGAAGGCTACCCTTATGGCGTCACCGACCAGGCCGCAGATGACCTGATCAAGCAGACCAAAATAAACCGGGAACAACTGGTGGCAGGATTTGGAAAAGCCTTTGAAGGCAGGGAAGGCAGCCTCTCACCAGAATCTATCAAATGGCTGGAAAGCATCAACCTGAATGCATCACCTTTTGCTATCACTCAGTCTATCACAGCATTACGCGACCTGGATCTTCGTCCTGCGTTATCAAAAATCAAACTGCCTGTCGCGATATTCCATGCTGTAAACGACAAATTATGTGACTTCTCACAGGCTGAGCAGCTCAACAAAGCCATCAAAGGTTCTTATATCGTCAAATTTGAAAAGGGCGGACACGCATTTTTCCTGGAAGAAATGGATAAATTCAACGCAGAGCTTGAAAAGTTTGCCAGAAATTAA
- a CDS encoding helix-turn-helix domain-containing protein translates to MSTTVFSNNLKTLGLLHVSRQQTDVINGPAYKEYIKILYLPAGYQLKVDFTCYETQQPTLFFVSPNQYLELRAAGQESGYFVFYNRDFYCIQIHDQEVACDGLLFNNIRNMPKVELSEVEHVFLRGVFEEMIQEFRLNDSSLEEMVRTYLKQLLIRATRSWKRQHLTHDVTDQQSDLEFFRKFTRLVETHYKSKHTVADYADFLCMAPKTITHKFNRLRLPQPNEVIKNRIILEAKRLLAHTSLTAKEIAYNLGYDDPAYFSRLFTTKTGESPSSFRANFLGTQLL, encoded by the coding sequence ATGAGTACAACCGTTTTCAGCAACAATTTAAAAACGTTGGGATTGTTGCATGTAAGCCGGCAGCAAACGGATGTGATCAATGGGCCAGCCTACAAGGAATATATTAAGATACTTTATCTACCGGCTGGCTATCAGCTTAAAGTAGATTTCACCTGTTACGAAACGCAGCAACCAACATTGTTTTTTGTCAGCCCGAACCAATACCTGGAACTACGAGCAGCCGGCCAGGAAAGTGGCTATTTTGTTTTTTACAACCGCGATTTTTACTGCATTCAGATCCATGACCAGGAAGTTGCGTGTGATGGCTTGCTGTTCAACAACATCCGCAATATGCCCAAAGTAGAGCTTTCGGAAGTCGAACATGTTTTTTTGAGGGGAGTGTTTGAAGAAATGATCCAGGAATTCCGCCTCAACGACAGCTCATTGGAGGAGATGGTCCGCACCTATCTTAAACAATTGCTTATCCGCGCGACGCGCTCCTGGAAAAGACAACACCTGACCCATGATGTGACCGATCAACAAAGCGATCTGGAATTTTTCCGAAAGTTTACCAGGCTCGTGGAAACGCATTATAAATCCAAACACACCGTTGCCGATTACGCCGATTTCCTGTGCATGGCACCGAAAACCATCACCCACAAATTCAACCGTCTGCGGCTTCCGCAACCCAACGAAGTGATCAAGAACCGGATTATCCTGGAAGCAAAACGGCTATTGGCCCATACTTCCCTCACTGCAAAGGAAATCGCATACAACCTTGGCTACGATGACCCTGCTTATTTCAGCAGGCTATTTACGACCAAAACAGGCGAATCGCCATCCAGTTTCCGGGCGAACTTTTTGGGGACCCAACTCCTTTGA
- a CDS encoding RNA polymerase sigma factor has translation MEWLSDCTTDEKQWIERCAKKDPKAQQWVFKHFFGLVMGICVRYLSVYDLAQEAVSDSFLKIFDQLPRQVSEIRSFRAWMRAMVVRTAIDYFRKEKKNFAVIDLDAVFEHAEIEEEVTSNQSVAEILQLLDKLPPVWKVVFNLYEVEGYSHEEIGKMLSITASSSRAYLAKGKQSLRKMIAIQNGSN, from the coding sequence GTGGAATGGCTATCTGATTGTACAACCGATGAAAAACAATGGATTGAACGCTGTGCGAAAAAAGATCCCAAAGCGCAGCAATGGGTTTTTAAGCATTTTTTTGGTTTGGTGATGGGCATCTGCGTGCGATATCTCTCGGTTTACGATCTGGCGCAGGAAGCGGTCAGTGATTCTTTTCTCAAAATATTTGATCAGCTACCCAGGCAAGTTTCGGAAATCCGGTCTTTCAGGGCTTGGATGCGCGCCATGGTTGTTCGCACAGCCATTGACTACTTTCGAAAGGAGAAGAAAAACTTTGCTGTAATCGATTTGGATGCCGTTTTTGAGCATGCGGAAATAGAGGAGGAAGTGACTTCAAATCAGTCGGTTGCTGAGATTTTGCAGCTGCTCGACAAACTTCCGCCCGTTTGGAAAGTGGTGTTCAACTTGTATGAAGTGGAGGGTTACAGCCATGAAGAAATTGGTAAAATGCTGTCTATCACCGCTTCATCCTCACGGGCTTACCTTGCAAAAGGAAAGCAGAGCCTGCGGAAAATGATAGCGATACAAAACGGAAGCAATTAA
- a CDS encoding sulfatase-like hydrolase/transferase, with translation MKYLRNQHLLCLLTLLTAFCTNEQVNAQTRPNIVFILTDDQGWGDLSIHGNVNVSTPNIDRIGREGARFSRFYVAPLCAPTRAGLLTGRYHYRTGVWGVSSSKEFMNPDEVTFADMFKKAGYATGAFGKWHNGSQYPYHPNGRGFDEFYGFLSGHYANYFNTMLDHNGKAVRSNGYITDDLTDKAIAFIEKNRAQPFVCYVPYNAPHSPFQVPDKYYDRVKARGVKMFGKNKSGEELEVTISALAMCENIDENVGRILSKLDQLKLSENTIVIYMTDNGPNSWRWNGDMKGRKGMADEGGVRVPFLIRWPGKIAAGKVVGGNAAYIDLLPTLTDLAGISSKGSKPLDGISLKPALTGKIPQVPERVLFTSINKSSSIRKGNYLFSGGSLFDLSKDSTQQNDIASKEPELTGTLSAALENWQSEMSKSIDTARWLPVGYRQFPKAVLPSQDAVLHRSKNSTLSYSASAPNSSWIANWNDLESYVTWNVAVNTSGKYKVNIYYTSPEPGDAFTLTFNQKSISGKIRDVFDPPLIESPDRVKRQAESYEKEFKTLEVGEVDLQKGRGVLKLVATDIQGEKFADIRAVELILVK, from the coding sequence ATGAAATACCTTCGAAATCAGCACTTGCTGTGCCTCCTGACTTTGCTGACTGCGTTTTGTACTAATGAACAAGTGAATGCCCAAACCCGCCCGAACATTGTTTTCATTCTCACAGATGATCAGGGATGGGGCGATTTGAGCATTCATGGAAATGTCAATGTAAGCACACCTAATATCGACAGGATCGGTCGGGAAGGTGCGCGGTTTTCACGATTCTATGTAGCGCCTTTGTGCGCGCCTACGCGGGCAGGCCTGCTGACCGGCCGTTATCACTATCGGACGGGCGTCTGGGGTGTTTCCAGCTCAAAAGAATTCATGAACCCGGACGAGGTAACATTCGCTGATATGTTCAAAAAAGCTGGTTATGCGACGGGGGCTTTCGGAAAATGGCATAATGGGAGTCAGTATCCGTATCATCCGAACGGTCGCGGATTTGATGAATTCTATGGTTTTCTGAGCGGGCATTATGCCAATTATTTTAACACGATGCTTGATCACAATGGTAAGGCGGTTCGCAGTAATGGTTACATCACCGACGATCTGACAGACAAGGCCATTGCCTTCATCGAAAAAAACAGGGCTCAGCCTTTTGTTTGCTATGTGCCTTACAATGCGCCGCATTCGCCTTTTCAGGTTCCGGACAAATATTATGACCGGGTAAAAGCAAGAGGAGTCAAAATGTTTGGTAAAAACAAGAGCGGGGAGGAGCTTGAAGTAACTATTTCGGCACTGGCGATGTGCGAGAATATCGATGAAAATGTTGGCCGGATCCTGTCAAAACTCGATCAGCTCAAACTTTCTGAAAATACAATCGTGATTTATATGACCGATAACGGGCCCAATTCCTGGCGCTGGAACGGGGATATGAAGGGTCGCAAGGGTATGGCTGACGAAGGTGGTGTACGAGTGCCGTTTTTGATTCGCTGGCCGGGCAAAATTGCTGCTGGTAAGGTAGTCGGCGGTAATGCAGCCTATATTGACCTGCTCCCTACACTGACCGATCTTGCCGGGATTTCATCAAAAGGATCAAAACCGCTCGATGGGATCAGTCTGAAACCAGCATTGACAGGAAAAATTCCGCAGGTTCCTGAGCGCGTACTTTTCACTTCCATTAATAAAAGCAGCAGTATACGAAAAGGAAATTACCTGTTTTCCGGCGGCTCACTTTTTGACCTTTCCAAAGATTCTACTCAGCAAAATGACATCGCCTCCAAAGAGCCGGAACTGACTGGAACACTCTCAGCAGCGCTGGAAAACTGGCAGTCTGAAATGAGCAAAAGCATTGATACTGCGCGCTGGCTTCCGGTTGGTTACCGGCAATTTCCCAAAGCAGTTCTTCCTTCGCAGGATGCGGTCCTGCATCGATCCAAAAACAGCACGCTTTCTTACAGTGCATCCGCGCCTAATTCTTCGTGGATCGCAAACTGGAATGACCTCGAATCATACGTAACCTGGAATGTAGCGGTGAATACAAGCGGTAAATACAAGGTAAATATCTATTACACCAGCCCCGAACCCGGCGATGCATTTACGCTTACATTCAATCAAAAAAGTATCTCAGGAAAGATCAGGGATGTATTTGACCCACCGCTGATCGAAAGCCCCGACCGGGTAAAAAGACAAGCCGAATCCTATGAAAAGGAATTTAAAACATTAGAGGTCGGAGAAGTGGATTTACAAAAAGGTAGGGGAGTATTAAAGCTTGTAGCAACAGACATTCAAGGAGAGAAATTCGCCGATATCCGCGCAGTGGAATTGATTTTGGTGAAATAA
- a CDS encoding winged helix-turn-helix transcriptional regulator: protein MKNNADEPNQCPAESLLKQLSGKWKPQIFRMALREPVRFNSLLRQLEGSSKQAIAVALKEMEEQDLLTKTVIRLKPLHIEYALSEKGKSLVPVFMQLEQLA from the coding sequence ATGAAAAACAATGCCGACGAACCAAACCAATGTCCGGCGGAAAGCCTTTTGAAGCAATTGTCGGGCAAGTGGAAACCGCAGATTTTCAGAATGGCGTTGAGAGAACCCGTACGTTTTAACTCGCTTTTACGCCAGTTGGAAGGTTCCAGCAAGCAGGCCATTGCCGTAGCTTTGAAGGAAATGGAAGAGCAGGATTTGCTGACAAAAACGGTCATCAGGCTCAAACCGCTGCATATTGAATATGCATTGTCAGAAAAAGGAAAGTCGCTGGTCCCGGTGTTCATGCAGCTGGAGCAACTGGCATAG